The Hevea brasiliensis isolate MT/VB/25A 57/8 chromosome 1, ASM3005281v1, whole genome shotgun sequence genome has a window encoding:
- the LOC110650901 gene encoding lysM domain receptor-like kinase 3, whose translation MQALKGDYKDFVNVKLQKHNPPEFRPSMREIVRFLEGAKLEKNLWIEKIDKQMRRSTINKETSSSGIERLQIHKPMIFTYQQLPMATEGFSKNNLLGKGSLDQVFKGYLNHETVTVKKFLPRKQEDAFEKMKAICISVHHNNLVKLIGYCNEGGNKLLVFEFVPEDKSLRSHLHGMAFILSY comes from the exons ATGCAGGCTTTGAAAGGAGATTATAAGGACTTTGTAAATGTCAAATTGCAAAAACATAACCCTCCAGAGTTTCGTCCATCAATGAGAGAG ATTGTTCGATTTCTTGAAGGAGCTAAGCTTGAAAAGAATTTATGGATTGAGAAGATTGATAAACAAATGCGACGCAGTACTATAaataaag AAACTTCATCGAGTGGCATTGAGAGGCTTCAAATTCACAAGCCGATGATATTTACTTATCAACAACTACCAATGGcgactgaaggtttctccaaaaaTAATCTTCTTGGCAAGGGTAGTTTGGATCAAGTTTTTAAGGGATACCTAAATCATGAAACAGTGACAGTCAAGAAATTTTTGCCTCGAAAGCAAGAAGATGCGTTCGAGAAAATGAAAGCCATTTGCATTAGCGTCCATCACAACAATCTTGTTAAGCTGATTGGATACTGCAATGAAGGAGGCAATAAACTACTTGTTTTTGAGTTCGTTCCAGAGGACAAATCCTTAAGATCTCATTTACATGGTATGGCCTTTATCTTAAGTTATTAA